A stretch of Telopea speciosissima isolate NSW1024214 ecotype Mountain lineage chromosome 11, Tspe_v1, whole genome shotgun sequence DNA encodes these proteins:
- the LOC122645872 gene encoding protein DETOXIFICATION 16-like produces the protein MEREEQKQGLQSPLINQVSDGDEVGLDNGSLRTEIVEEVKKQLWLAGPLVLVNLLQFCLQMISVMFVGHLGELALSGASMATSFASVTGFSLLRGMGSAIETLCGQSYGAKQYHQLGIHMQRAMFVLLLVSIPLTFIWAYTGEILTALRQDPEISAEAGLYARYMIPSIFAYGILQCQVRFLQSQNNVVPMMISSGITTLLHILVCWVLVFKSGLGNKGAALANAISYWINVVLLVIYIKFSPACKKTWTGFSKEALHGIINFLGLAIPSAGMICLEIWSFEMVVLLSGLLPNPRLETSVLSISLNTCALFYMIPLGLSGATSTRVSNELGAGHSKAACLAVCVSILMVIIEGISVGTIMFLIRRWWGYCYSSEEEVVDYVATIMPLLATAYLFDGIQSVLSGAARGCGWQKIGAFVNLGAYYLVGFPSAILFAFIFHVGGKGLWFGIMCGLFVQMLLLLIVTLRTNWQQEARKATERVYNSIIPTNSVS, from the exons atggagagagaagagCAAAAGCAAGGTCTTCAATCCCCTCTAATTAATCAGGTATCTGATGGAGATGAAGTTGGGTTAGATAATGGAAGCTTGAGAACAGAGATTGTTGAGGAAGTGAAGAAACAGTTGTGGTTAGCAGGGCCTTTGGTATTAGTGAATCTCTTACAGTTTTGTTTACAGATGATATCAGTCATGTTTGTTGGTCATCTTGGGGAGTTAGCTCTCTCAGGTGCTTCCATGGCCACTTCTTTCGCATCCGTCACTGGTTTCAGCTTATTG AGGGGAATGGGAAGTGCAATAGAGACCTTATGTGGCCAGTCTTATGGAGCAAAACAGTACCATCAGCTTGGCATACATATGCAGAGGGCCATGTTTGTTCTTTTACTTGTTAGTATTCCACTCACTTTCATCTGGGCTTACACTGGCGAAATACTTACCGCCCTGAGGCAAGATCCAGAGATATCAGCAGAGGCAGGACTCTATGCTCGTTACATGATTCCCAGCATTTTCGCCTATGGCATTCTTCAATGTCAAGTCAGATTTCTGCAATCACAAAATAATGTTGTCCCAATGATGATAAGCTCTGGAATTACAACTCTACTTCACATCCTTGTTTGTTGGGTTCTAGTGTTCAAATCTGGCCTTGGTAATAAAGGTGCTGCTTTGGCAAATGCCATCTCTTACTGGATCAATGTGGTGTTGTTGGTAATTTATATCAAGTTCTCTCCTGCCTGCAAGAAGACTTGGACTGGTTTTTCAAAGGAGGCACTACATGGTATTATCAACTTTTTAGGGCTTGCAATTCCTTCAGCAGGAATGATCTG CTTAGAAATCTGGTCATTTGAGATGGTTGTTCTCCTATCTGGTCTTCTTCCTAATCCAAGGCTAGAAACTTCAGTCTTGTCAATCAG CCTTAACACATGTGCATTATTCTATATGATCCCCCTGGGACTTAGCGGAGCAACAAG CACTAGAGTTTCAAATGAATTGGGTGCCGGGCACTCAAAAGCTGCATGCTTAGCCGTATGTGTTTCCATCCTCATGGTCATTATTGAAGGTATTTCAGTAGGCACTATCATGTTCTTGATTCGTAGATGGTGGGGTTACTGTTACAGcagtgaagaagaagtagtGGATTATGTAGCAACAATTATGCCACTGCTTGCTACAGCCTACTTATTTGATGGTATCCAGTCTGTACTTTCAG GAGCGGCTAGAGGATGTGGTTGGCAAAAGATTGGTGCTTTTGTCAATTTGGGAGCTTATTATCTTGTGGGCTTTCCTTCAGCAATTTTATTTGCATTCATCTTCCATGTTGGAGGAAAG GGACTCTGGTTCGGGATTATGTGCGGACTTTTTGTACAGATGTTATTGCTTCTAATCGTTACTTTACGCACTAATTGGCAGCAAGAA GCAAGAAAGGCTACTGAAAGAGTCTACAACTCCATCATCCCTACAAATTCAGTATCATGA
- the LOC122645871 gene encoding 2-hydroxyacyl-CoA lyase-like translates to MAVNSHNSESKGSEPEIDGNILIAQAFSRAGIDCMFGVVGIPVTSLANRAVALGIRFIAFHNEQSAGYAASAYGYLTGRPGVLLTVSGPGCVHGLAGLSNAATNTWPMVMISGSCDQKDFGRGDFQELDQIAAVKPFSKFSAKATDISEIPKHVFDVVDHAVSGRPGGCYLDIPTDVLHQTVSESEASRLLDAAESSRVPQAIEKSVGSLETEIQEAVSVLRSAERPLIVFGKGAAYSRADDALKKFVDTTGIPFLPTPMGKGLLPDTHELAATASRSLAIGRCDVALVVGARLNWLLHFGESPRWSKDVKFILVDVSKEEIELRKPHLGLVGDARHVMELINKEIKDEPFCLGKSHSWVEAISKKTKENVSRMELQLAKDVVPFNFLTPMRIIRDAILAQGSPAPIVVSEGANTMDVGRAVLVQTEPRTRLDAGTWGTMGVGLGYCIAAAVASPDRLVVAVEGDSGFGFSAMEVETLVRYQLPVVVVVFNNGGVYGGDRRNPEEITGPYKDDPAPTSFVPGAAYHTVMEAFGGKGYLVGTPEELKSALAESFSARKPAVINVTIDPYAGSESGRMQHKN, encoded by the exons ATGGCAGTCAACAGTCATAATTCAGAATCCAAAGGTTCGGAGCCCGAAATCGATGGTAACATCCTAATCGCTCAAGCCTTCTCTCGCGCCGGCATCGATTGTATGTTCGGTGTGGTTGGCATCCCCGTAACATCTCTTGCGAATCGTGCTGTCGCTCTTGGAATCCGATTCATCGCTTTCCACAATGAGCAATCCGCAGGCTATGCTGCCTCTGCCTACGGTTACCTTACCGGCCGTCCTGGAGTTCTCCTAACCGTCTCTGGTCCCGGCTGCGTTCATGGACTAGCCGGTCTCTCAAACGCTGCCACCAACACTTGGCCCATGGTCATGATCTCTGGATCTTGCGATCAGAAGGATTTTGGTCGCGGAGATTTTCAGGAGCTCGATCAGATTGCCGCTGTGAAACCCTTTTCGAAGTTCTCTGCAAAGGCTACAGATATTTCAGAAATCCCTAAACACGTCTTTGATGTCGTCGATCATGCTGTTTCAGGCCGGCCCGGTGGGTGTTACTTGGATATCCCAACAGATGTTCTACATCAAACAGTTTCAGAATCCGAGGCTTCAAGGCTCTTGGATGCGGCCGAGAGCTCTAGGGTTCCACAAGCGATTGAAAAATCTGTCGGAAGCCTTGAAACTGAAATTCAGGAAGCCGTGTCTGTACTCCGAAGCGCTGAGCGGCCTCTTATTGTGTTCGGAAAAGGTGCAGCTTATTCTCGGGCTGACGATGCCTTGAAGAAGTTCGTTGATACGACAGGGATTCCCTTCTTGCCCACTCCAATGGGGAAGGGTTTGTTGCCTGATACACATGAGCTTGCTGCCACGGCTTCTCGATCACTCGCTATTGGTCGATGTGATGTAGCGCTTGTTGTGGGTGCCCGGCTTAACTGGTTGTTGCACTTCGGTGAGTCCCCGAGATGGTCTAAGGACGTGAAATTCATTCTGGTCGATGTCTCCAAGGAAGAAATTGAGCTACGGAAACCACATCTGGGTTTGGTTGGTGATGCTCGACATGTCATGGAGTTGATAAATAAGGAGATTAAGGATGAACCTTTCTGTTTGGGGAAATCGCATTCTTGGGTTGAAGCGATTTCGAAGAAGACCAAGGAGAATGTTTCAAGGATGGAATTGCAGTTGGCAAAGGATGTTGTACCATTTAATTTCCTTACTCCGATGAGAATTATTAGGGATGCAATTCTGGCACAGGGAAGCCCTGCTCCGATTGTGGTATCGGAGGGAGCAAATACCATGGATGTTGGTCGGGCTGTATTGGTTCAGACAGAGCCTAGAACAAGGCTGGATGCAGGGACTTGGGGAACTATGGGTGTTGGTCTCGGTTACTGTATTGCTGCAGCTGTGGCATCACCGGATCGACTGGTAGTTGCTGTTGAAGGAGACTCTGGATTCGGATTTAGTGCCATGGAAGTCGAG ACACTAGTGCGGTACCAGTTGCCCGTGGTTGTGGTTGTTTTTAACAATGGTGGTGTCTATGGTGGTGATCGGAGGAACCCTGAAGAAATTACTGGGCCTTACAAGGATGATCCTGCTCCCACCTCTTTTGTTCCTGGTGCAGCTTATCATACTGTAATGGAAGCTTTTGGAGGAAAAGGATATCTTGTTGGGACACCAGAAGAACTCAAATCTGCGCTTGCTGAATCATTTTCAGCACGAAAGCCAGCTGTAATAAATGTAACTATTGATCCCTATGCTGGATCAGAAAGTGGGAGGATGCAGCATAAGAACTGA
- the LOC122645409 gene encoding L-ascorbate oxidase homolog, with product MHPQTQIDSSLNQARSIRWNLPASGSRPNPLGSYHYGLVNTARTIKLANNANIVNGKQRYAVNGVSFVPADTPLKLADYKIPGVFNFGSIPDKHPGHGKCDLKTSVMAADFRAYVEIVFEDWTDTVQSWQIDGYSFFLLSGKVYRP from the exons atgcatccacaaactcAAATCGATTCATCTCTCAACCAGGCCAGATCTATCCG ATGGAATTTGCCTGCAAGTGGTTCGAGACCCAATCCTCTAGGCTCTTATCACTATGGATTGGTAAACACCGCCCGTACAATCAAGCTTGCCAATAATGCAAACATCGTTAATGGCAAGCAGAGGTATGCTGTTAACGGTGTCTCCTTCGTTCCAGCAGACACACCATTGAAACTAGCAGATTACAAGATCCCTGGAGTCTTCAATTTTGGAAGCATTCCCGATAAACATCCTGGTCACGGCAAATGCGACCTTAAGACTTCTGTCATGGCTGCAGATTTCAGGGCTTATGTTGAGATTGTGTTTGAGGATTGGACGGACACTGTACAGTCATGGCAGATTGATggttattccttttttttgttgtcagGTAAGGTTTATAGGCCATGA
- the LOC122644590 gene encoding uncharacterized protein LOC122644590, with the protein MIKRRFYKQEHDEKNDPSDSSSSSSDSEADVQEEYEEETAEEEVEAVADVKEDQKLDFPESGSGYESEESSANEVDVDSSGLLVNDDEEESGHGRQSLGESRSSAEGNAGTVDTQSNGMAEKDSTEADFNYYILKCKSVFKCRLCPRIVCLTEDTLRAHFKSKRHARSEKLLREGRLKFMLNSDGEIEEDQETHAERHARTVALAEDLANPKKKNKGRQRQRLRLRKKKMDDGSNNGKGKQSLKNPAKKRRINKD; encoded by the exons ATGATAAAGAGGCGATTCTACAAGCAAGAGCACGACGAAAAAAATGATCCTTCTGAttcatcttcgtcttcttcagATTCGGAAGCTGATGTCCAAGAAGAATACGAGGAGGAAACtgcagaagaagaagtagaagcagTTGCAGATGTTAAAGAAGACCAAAAACTTGACTTTCCAGAATCTG GTTCTGGATACGAGAGTGAAGAAAGTTCAGCAAATGAGGTTGATGTTGACTCATCAG GATTGCTAGTgaatgatgatgaagaggaaTCTGGACATGGCAGACAAAGCCTTGGTGAAAGTCGTTCAAGTGCTGAAGGCAATGCTGGGACAGTGGACACCCAATCCAATGGCATGGCAGAAAAGGATTCTACTGAAGCTGATTTCAATTATTACATTTTGAAATGTAAATCTGTCTTTAAGTGTAGGCTCTGCCCCAGAATTGTTTGTTTGACTGAAGACACCTTGAGGGCTCATTTCAAGTCTAAG AGACATGCTCGATCAGAGAAGTTACTGAGGGAAGGGAGACTGAAGTTCATGCTCAATAGCGATGGAGAGATCGAGGAAGATCAAGAAACCCATGCAGAGAGGCACGCAAGGACTGTAGCACTTGCAGAG GATTTAGCtaatccaaagaagaaaaacaaagggcGGCAGAGACAGAGGCTGAGGTTAAGAAAGAAG aaaatggATGATGGTTCCAACAATGGGAAAGGAAAGCAATCGCTGAAAAACCCAGCTAAGAAAAGGCGTATAAACAAGGAttga
- the LOC122646093 gene encoding small RNA-binding protein 11, chloroplastic-like: MATVSVKQLTGNRCLEFLRTLRPMFFTRRFSSQLFVSRLSYYTTDKDLKELFESFGRVTDARLIKDPTTLRPKGFGFVTFESVTEARKALQAMNGRIVGGRLIFVEVAKTTGPE; encoded by the exons ATGGCAACTGTTTCAGTGAAGCAGTTGACAGGAAATCGCTGCTTGGAATTTTTAAGAACTTTGAGACCTATGTTCTTCACTAGGAGGTTCAGTTCCCAGCTCTTCGTAAGCA GGTTATCATATTACACCACAGATAAAGATTTGAAAGAGCTGTTTGAGTCATTTGGTAGAGTCACAGATg CAAGACTGATTAAGGACCCAACTACCCTGAGGCCTAAAGGTTTTGGtttcgtgacttttgaatctgTTACTGAAGCACGCAAGGCATTGCAGGCTATGAATGGAAGG ATAGTTGGCGGAAGGCTGATATTTGTGGAAGTTGCAAAGACTACAGGACCTGAATGA